A window of Methanolobus sediminis contains these coding sequences:
- a CDS encoding archaellin/type IV pilin N-terminal domain-containing protein, translated as MVPNSNLFSRSNTAQVGIGTLIIFIAMVLIAAVAASVLIQTSGTLQQQAQSTGKQATQEVSSNLIIKSIEGVRAKTSSTMASNISLLKVKVGLNVGSSPVDLNQLIITITDSTNTNDLIYGNNDKTYGSLMANFSSSNNASANLGHLLTGTQATPGANARYFFTVQKIRDEDISFSQGNPIMNTGDLVTIYISVVADGDLSYTTIDGVTTNSNQKDSNLDVAPRSAVSIVMTPEAGATTKAEFITPSSYGTRETIQLYP; from the coding sequence ATAGTGCCTAATTCAAATCTCTTTTCGAGGAGCAATACTGCTCAGGTAGGTATTGGTACTCTAATTATTTTCATAGCCATGGTATTGATTGCTGCTGTAGCTGCATCTGTGCTCATTCAGACATCGGGCACACTTCAACAGCAAGCTCAATCTACCGGAAAACAGGCTACTCAGGAAGTGTCATCAAATCTTATCATTAAAAGTATAGAGGGAGTTCGTGCAAAAACAAGTTCAACAATGGCTTCTAATATATCACTTCTAAAAGTAAAAGTGGGTCTTAATGTTGGAAGTTCTCCTGTAGATCTTAATCAGTTAATAATCACAATAACTGATAGTACTAACACGAATGACCTTATTTATGGAAATAACGATAAAACCTATGGTAGTTTGATGGCAAATTTCTCTTCATCTAACAATGCAAGTGCAAACTTAGGTCATTTGTTGACAGGTACTCAGGCTACACCAGGTGCAAATGCTAGATACTTCTTTACTGTGCAGAAAATAAGGGATGAAGACATTTCATTTTCACAGGGCAACCCTATCATGAATACAGGTGATCTGGTGACAATCTATATATCAGTAGTAGCAGATGGTGATCTTTCATATACAACAATAGATGGGGTAACAACCAATAGTAATCAGAAAGATTCCAATCTGGATGTTGCACCACGGTCGGCTGTATCAATAGTTATGACTCCTGAGGCTGGAGCTACTACAAAGGCTGAATTTATAACACCTTCATCATATGGTACCAGAGAAACGATACAATTATATCCATAA
- a CDS encoding archaellin/type IV pilin N-terminal domain-containing protein yields MKANNALHLKNNTRAQVGIGTLIIFIAMVLVAAVAAAVLIQTSGTLQQKAQSTGKQATQEVSSNLMVKTIEGVRAKNTSTDMSDTIDLLKLKVGLNVGSASVDVNQVVVSISDGTTANNLVYAGNEKSYASTGASDGNMSAFSDTNATANLEKLLSATSTVGNNSEYYYTVEKIRDEDSSFSQANPVMNTGDLITLYIATTSSASQGTTYPNVGDITGLSTLKSSGLTLVPRTTVNIVLTPESGAATTADFVLPSSYGVTETVQLYP; encoded by the coding sequence ATGAAAGCAAACAACGCATTACATTTGAAAAATAATACCAGAGCTCAGGTGGGTATTGGTACTCTTATCATATTCATCGCTATGGTTCTAGTAGCAGCAGTTGCTGCTGCTGTATTGATTCAGACTTCCGGTACACTTCAGCAGAAAGCTCAGTCAACCGGTAAGCAGGCAACACAGGAAGTATCATCTAACCTCATGGTAAAAACCATTGAGGGAGTACGTGCTAAGAACACTTCAACCGACATGTCAGACACAATTGACCTTCTTAAGCTTAAGGTCGGTCTTAATGTAGGTAGTGCTTCTGTGGATGTAAATCAGGTAGTCGTTTCTATTAGTGATGGTACAACAGCTAACAACCTTGTCTATGCAGGCAATGAAAAGTCCTATGCATCAACCGGTGCTTCTGATGGTAACATGAGCGCTTTCTCAGATACTAATGCTACTGCAAATCTTGAAAAGCTTCTTAGTGCGACCAGTACGGTAGGTAATAATTCAGAATACTATTATACTGTAGAAAAGATCCGTGATGAAGATTCCTCATTCTCTCAAGCAAACCCCGTAATGAATACTGGTGACCTTATCACTTTGTATATTGCTACTACATCTTCTGCTTCACAGGGTACTACTTATCCTAATGTAGGCGACATTACTGGTTTAAGCACCCTTAAAAGTTCAGGACTCACTCTTGTTCCAAGGACAACTGTGAATATTGTTCTGACTCCTGAATCTGGTGCAGCGACAACAGCAGATTTCGTACTGCCATCTTCATACGGTGTGACTGAGACTGTTCAGCTGTATCCGTAA
- a CDS encoding archaellin/type IV pilin N-terminal domain-containing protein — protein sequence MKANKRFFNVDTNAQVGIGTLIIFIAMVLVAAVAAAVLIQTSGTLQQKAQSTGKEATQEVSSNLMVKTIEGIRAKNTSTDLTANVSLLEVKVGLNVGSSPVDMNQVVISITDGTTTNNLIYANNEKTYDSAMEGFDTDGDASDNLQALLINSTTDVGNNGAYFFTAEKIRDEDGSFTQEKPVMNTGDLITVYISTVADGDTTGYTTVGDLSSLTLLGTGLEIAPRSSISIVFTPEAGAATSADFVTPSSYGTLETVSLYP from the coding sequence ATGAAAGCAAACAAAAGATTCTTTAATGTGGATACAAATGCTCAGGTGGGTATTGGTACCCTTATCATATTCATTGCAATGGTACTTGTTGCCGCAGTAGCAGCAGCAGTTCTTATCCAGACATCTGGCACATTACAACAGAAAGCACAGTCTACTGGAAAAGAAGCAACTCAGGAAGTGTCATCTAATTTGATGGTAAAGACAATTGAGGGTATTCGTGCAAAGAACACTTCAACTGATCTAACTGCCAACGTTTCCTTGTTGGAGGTTAAGGTCGGCTTAAATGTTGGTAGCTCTCCTGTTGACATGAACCAAGTAGTCATTTCAATTACGGACGGTACGACAACAAACAATCTTATTTACGCAAATAATGAGAAGACATATGATTCTGCAATGGAGGGTTTCGATACTGATGGTGATGCAAGTGATAATTTACAAGCGCTATTGATAAATTCGACTACTGATGTCGGCAATAATGGTGCATATTTCTTCACTGCAGAAAAGATTCGTGATGAAGATGGTTCATTTACGCAGGAGAAGCCGGTAATGAATACTGGTGATCTTATTACGGTGTATATTTCAACAGTAGCAGATGGTGATACCACTGGTTATACTACAGTTGGTGACTTGTCTAGTCTCACATTATTGGGCACTGGTCTTGAAATTGCTCCTAGGTCATCCATAAGTATTGTGTTTACGCCAGAAGCTGGTGCAGCTACATCTGCAGACTTTGTAACTCCTTCTTCATACGGAACACTTGAAACAGTTAGCTTGTATCCATAA